The following proteins are co-located in the Fuscovulum ytuae genome:
- a CDS encoding JAB domain-containing protein: protein MTPQEETVILEARDILGRYLSQNPVIGSWQALMDYCAFSVRGPIERFHVLYLDRKNRIISDELLSTGTVDHVPVYPREVIKRALMLNASALILIHNHPSGDPTPSEADLSMTKEIQKGCKYLGLTLHDHIIVGAETELSLRALGKL from the coding sequence ATGACCCCTCAGGAAGAAACCGTCATCCTCGAGGCCCGTGACATCCTCGGCCGCTACCTCAGTCAGAACCCGGTCATCGGCAGCTGGCAGGCGCTGATGGACTATTGTGCGTTCAGCGTTCGTGGGCCCATCGAGCGCTTCCACGTGCTCTACCTCGACCGCAAGAACCGCATCATCTCCGATGAGCTCTTGTCGACCGGCACGGTCGATCATGTCCCGGTCTATCCGCGCGAGGTGATCAAGCGGGCGCTGATGCTGAACGCCAGCGCCTTGATCCTGATCCACAACCACCCCTCGGGCGATCCGACGCCGTCGGAGGCCGATCTCAGCATGACAAAGGAGATCCAGAAGGGGTGCAAGTATCTCGGCCTGACGCTGCACGACCACATCATCGTCGGGGCCGAGACCGAGCTGAGCCTGCGGGCCCTCGGCAAGCTCTGA
- a CDS encoding DNA repair protein RadC, protein MFDLPLPIHSTAYARGVTPHFPTADADPNHPFALTLSRRAPADLMSGRAAPLVLACFASLAEAMQGAIDHAEGIAPDAAPQLLAILDRDERLVLAGASSDHAVAWCHPVTSAAEARGVVTEASQLRAQAGRAATWGEPDLAQRLRHRADLLDGRLVDPLWRAFAARALQVAA, encoded by the coding sequence ATGTTCGACCTGCCCTTGCCGATTCACTCGACCGCCTACGCGCGTGGCGTCACACCGCACTTTCCGACTGCCGACGCCGATCCCAATCATCCCTTCGCCTTGACCCTGTCGCGCCGCGCACCGGCCGATCTCATGTCGGGCCGCGCCGCCCCGCTCGTCCTCGCCTGTTTCGCGTCGCTGGCCGAGGCCATGCAGGGCGCGATCGACCATGCCGAGGGGATCGCCCCGGATGCCGCGCCCCAGCTTCTGGCAATCCTCGATCGCGATGAGCGCCTCGTGTTGGCCGGGGCGTCCAGCGACCACGCCGTCGCTTGGTGCCACCCGGTGACGAGCGCGGCCGAGGCGCGGGGCGTCGTGACCGAGGCGAGCCAGCTACGCGCGCAGGCGGGCCGCGCGGCCACCTGGGGTGAGCCCGATCTCGCGCAGCGGCTGCGCCACCGCGCCGATCTTCTGGACGGGCGTCTCGTCGACCCGCTCTGGCGCGCCTTCGCCGCCCGGGCGCTGCAGGTCGCTGCTTGA
- a CDS encoding DUF6878 family protein, with the protein MTLTEPTLAPPMAPSTVDMAQIFAAHAARAARIEALRPGNKDRLFDGLMAAGITHVTVTFDGAGDSGQIESIGAWSGETAVEFPATEVEYAALTWDDPEVEMRQLSLEDVVEQLAYDFLSDSHGGWENNDGGWGEFCFDAAARCIHLEFNERYTSSELFTHDF; encoded by the coding sequence ATGACCCTGACTGAACCTACCCTGGCGCCGCCGATGGCGCCCTCGACCGTCGACATGGCGCAGATCTTCGCAGCGCATGCCGCGCGCGCGGCCCGGATCGAAGCCTTGCGCCCCGGCAACAAGGACCGCCTCTTCGATGGTCTCATGGCCGCCGGCATCACCCATGTCACCGTGACCTTCGACGGTGCTGGCGACAGTGGCCAGATCGAAAGCATCGGCGCCTGGTCCGGCGAGACCGCGGTCGAGTTTCCCGCGACCGAGGTCGAATACGCCGCGCTGACCTGGGATGACCCCGAGGTGGAGATGCGGCAGCTGTCGCTGGAGGATGTCGTGGAGCAACTCGCTTACGACTTCCTCTCCGACAGCCATGGCGGCTGGGAGAACAACGACGGCGGCTGGGGCGAGTTCTGCTTCGACGCGGCCGCCCGCTGCATCCACCTCGAGTTCAACGAGCGGTACACCTCGTCCGAACTCTTCACCCATGATTTCTGA
- a CDS encoding DUF6915 family protein, whose translation MAHPYHHALSSVKKWGGTVDDFIAVHAWFDQSKEIMADFRHRALRHHAEGIFMAETIFGPTLTLSTGRIIPTRWVGEQHVKEDLGFIPSFADWVKAIRPEPWMGRSARIEALVDPHLASPVVEVA comes from the coding sequence ATGGCACATCCCTATCACCACGCCCTCTCTTCGGTGAAGAAATGGGGCGGCACGGTCGACGACTTCATCGCGGTGCATGCCTGGTTCGACCAGAGCAAGGAGATCATGGCCGACTTCCGTCACCGGGCGCTCCGCCACCATGCTGAGGGCATCTTCATGGCCGAGACGATCTTCGGGCCGACCCTCACCCTCTCGACCGGGCGCATCATCCCGACCCGCTGGGTGGGTGAGCAGCATGTGAAGGAAGACCTTGGCTTCATCCCGAGTTTCGCTGACTGGGTAAAGGCCATCCGGCCCGAGCCTTGGATGGGCCGGTCGGCGCGGATCGAGGCGCTGGTCGATCCGCATCTCGCCTCGCCCGTGGTCGAGGTCGCCTGA
- a CDS encoding IS110 family transposase produces the protein MGVFVGIDVSLENSAVCAVDEHGKLLKETKVASDPGALNACIRSMPGVVEAIGIEAGPLSQWLHKSLTDLGLPVVLMETRQVKAALKAAPVKTDRRDAAGLARLLQMGWFRPVHCKSLSAQELRVLLGARRSVQDAAINIEMSIRGMLRNFGLRLGRIGKVSFEDRVRELTDGNKLIQLSIEPMLRARAALRSELVRFERMARDITREDPVCRLMMTMPGIGPVVALTVRSTIDDPGRFRRSKDVGPSIGLTPRRYQSGETDIIGGVTKAGDMDMRTALYQAATVVIHRSKKPNWLRAWAEQVVRRRGVKRAAVALARRMGVILHRMWVDNTEFQAAKMA, from the coding sequence ATGGGTGTTTTCGTTGGCATTGACGTATCTCTCGAGAATTCTGCGGTTTGCGCCGTGGACGAACACGGCAAGCTTTTGAAGGAAACGAAAGTTGCGAGTGACCCCGGGGCGTTGAACGCCTGCATCAGGAGCATGCCGGGAGTGGTAGAAGCGATTGGTATCGAAGCCGGACCCTTGTCCCAGTGGCTTCATAAATCTTTGACCGACCTTGGACTGCCGGTGGTGCTGATGGAGACCCGGCAAGTAAAAGCCGCCTTGAAAGCTGCGCCGGTAAAGACCGATCGCCGCGATGCTGCTGGCCTGGCCCGCTTGCTGCAGATGGGCTGGTTCCGGCCAGTCCATTGCAAGTCACTTTCCGCGCAGGAGCTTAGGGTGCTTCTCGGTGCACGCCGATCCGTGCAAGACGCCGCTATCAACATCGAGATGTCTATTCGGGGCATGCTGCGCAATTTCGGACTTCGACTTGGTCGGATTGGCAAAGTCAGCTTTGAAGACCGAGTTCGCGAATTGACCGATGGCAACAAGCTCATCCAGCTTTCAATCGAACCGATGCTCAGGGCTCGAGCTGCGTTGCGCAGCGAGCTTGTGCGCTTTGAACGCATGGCACGAGACATCACGCGCGAGGATCCAGTTTGTCGCTTGATGATGACGATGCCCGGTATTGGTCCGGTCGTCGCATTGACTGTCCGCTCAACCATCGATGACCCCGGCAGGTTTCGGCGGTCGAAAGATGTTGGCCCATCAATTGGATTGACACCTCGTCGCTACCAATCCGGAGAGACGGATATCATCGGCGGTGTCACCAAAGCTGGCGATATGGATATGCGGACCGCACTGTATCAAGCTGCCACCGTGGTGATCCATCGCTCGAAAAAGCCGAATTGGTTGCGCGCATGGGCGGAGCAGGTTGTTCGTAGGCGTGGCGTTAAGCGGGCCGCGGTCGCTCTGGCCCGCAGGATGGGTGTAATTCTGCATCGCATGTGGGTCGACAACACCGAATTCCAAGCTGCCAAGATGGCTTAA
- a CDS encoding antitoxin of toxin-antitoxin stability system gives MGSASASGGRPITASEVICTTVYQFPELSDAAKEKARSWYRELGPHDDWWDAVYEDFERVCDILGIRLKTTPVRLMGGWTRPKLCIWFSGFCSQGDGACFESYWSHAKGGATRIRDYAPTDATLHGIADRLQAIQRRNFYQLAAEVSHRGRYYHEYTMSVDVTRDSPTWQPPTEDAEEIVTEALRDLARWLYRQLQAEYDHLTSDEAIEEGIIVNEYTFTEAGRRFG, from the coding sequence TTGGGATCCGCTTCAGCGTCGGGCGGCCGCCCCATTACGGCATCTGAAGTCATCTGCACCACCGTCTACCAGTTCCCCGAACTCTCGGATGCTGCCAAGGAAAAGGCGCGCAGCTGGTATCGCGAACTCGGCCCCCACGATGACTGGTGGGACGCGGTCTACGAGGATTTCGAGCGGGTCTGCGACATCCTCGGCATCCGTCTGAAGACCACCCCCGTCCGCCTGATGGGCGGCTGGACACGGCCCAAGCTCTGTATCTGGTTCTCCGGGTTCTGCAGCCAGGGCGACGGCGCTTGCTTTGAAAGCTACTGGTCCCACGCCAAGGGCGGGGCCACGCGCATCCGGGACTACGCGCCCACGGACGCGACGCTGCACGGCATCGCTGACCGGCTGCAGGCCATCCAGCGCCGCAACTTCTACCAGCTTGCCGCCGAGGTCAGCCATCGCGGGCGCTACTACCACGAGTACACGATGTCGGTGGACGTCACGCGGGACAGCCCGACCTGGCAGCCGCCGACCGAAGACGCCGAGGAGATCGTGACCGAGGCGCTGCGTGATCTGGCCCGCTGGCTCTACCGTCAGCTTCAGGCTGAATACGACCACCTCACCTCGGACGAGGCCATCGAGGAGGGGATCATCGTGAACGAGTACACGTTTACCGAAGCCGGGCGGCGGTTCGGGTGA
- a CDS encoding MbcA/ParS/Xre antitoxin family protein → MEGAMYVAEKIREPAQINAVALKAYARVADAWGLSLKEAAGLADMSESTWKRAKKPDFAGELTKDQLLRLSAVIGIYKSLELYFSEPLARSWFTRPNTGPLFGGSRPIDTAIDGGLPQILAVRTYLDALRGGA, encoded by the coding sequence ATGGAGGGTGCCATGTATGTTGCTGAGAAAATCCGGGAACCTGCACAGATCAACGCCGTCGCGTTGAAGGCCTACGCCCGCGTGGCCGATGCCTGGGGTCTCAGCCTCAAGGAAGCGGCAGGCCTTGCCGACATGTCGGAGAGCACCTGGAAGCGCGCCAAGAAGCCGGATTTCGCGGGGGAACTGACCAAGGATCAGCTTCTGCGGTTGAGCGCCGTCATCGGCATCTACAAATCGCTCGAACTCTATTTCTCCGAGCCACTCGCGCGCAGCTGGTTCACCCGCCCGAACACCGGCCCGCTGTTCGGGGGCAGCCGTCCGATTGACACCGCCATCGACGGGGGCTTGCCGCAGATCCTCGCGGTGCGGACCTATCTTGATGCGTTGCGTGGTGGGGCATGA
- a CDS encoding RES family NAD+ phosphorylase, giving the protein MKQTEISDRGLVRLLPATYHKPPSLRGLVDSDDEMEILAEIEGLTSGRLLAERGRNPHLDPRELAWQRRSRDLRIYGDSHVNAAFTYTRAGGNRFNTEERGAWYCAWDVMVSVSEVAWHRTRELGFTGSYHDSARYVELLADFIGIFDDMTDEPGHPALHPDPAVGYPEGQSLAQHLRRAGSRGLIYPSVRAPAPGGNCLVCFEPHAIQNVRPGASWDLVWDGTPHYSVTAVG; this is encoded by the coding sequence ATGAAGCAGACCGAGATTTCCGATCGTGGTCTCGTCCGTCTCCTGCCAGCCACCTACCACAAGCCACCGTCCTTGCGGGGTCTCGTCGATAGCGATGACGAAATGGAGATCCTGGCAGAAATCGAGGGTCTGACCAGCGGCCGTCTTTTGGCGGAACGTGGCCGCAACCCGCATCTGGACCCGCGCGAGCTGGCCTGGCAGCGCCGCAGCCGAGATCTGCGCATCTACGGCGACAGCCATGTCAACGCCGCCTTCACCTATACCCGCGCCGGCGGAAACCGCTTCAACACCGAGGAGCGCGGCGCGTGGTATTGCGCATGGGACGTGATGGTGTCCGTCAGCGAAGTGGCTTGGCACCGCACACGCGAACTCGGCTTTACGGGCAGCTATCATGACAGCGCCCGCTATGTGGAACTGCTGGCGGATTTCATCGGGATCTTCGATGACATGACCGACGAGCCGGGCCATCCGGCTCTGCATCCCGATCCGGCTGTTGGATATCCTGAGGGCCAAAGCCTCGCCCAGCATCTGCGCCGGGCTGGATCGCGGGGCCTGATCTATCCCTCAGTTCGGGCTCCCGCGCCGGGCGGGAATTGCCTGGTCTGCTTTGAGCCGCACGCGATCCAGAACGTCCGGCCGGGCGCATCCTGGGATCTTGTTTGGGATGGGACGCCGCACTACTCGGTTACGGCTGTCGGCTGA
- a CDS encoding ImmA/IrrE family metallo-endopeptidase, which yields MRPSPAETLLQELGVTDPAEIDLEAVAYHVNAKVRYRRLDGCEARIVGTADRAIITINQDSQWRRKRFSIAHELGHWHHHRGRCLACRVDEYRPRTGVSPERIADGYAADLLMPGYLFRPLAQAQKKLNFTAIKALADAFDSSQTATAIRLVETDHTPSMLVCHGPKGRKWFVRSPSVPDRWFPQDTLDAESYAFGIQFGLDPDNPMLRKIGADAWFERAGSDRFEIQEQTIRVGPEETLTLLVFCDAAMLEEQDYRGYRR from the coding sequence ATGCGGCCGTCGCCTGCCGAAACACTGCTCCAGGAGTTGGGCGTTACCGATCCAGCCGAGATAGACCTTGAAGCGGTCGCCTACCATGTCAATGCTAAGGTCCGCTACAGGCGGCTCGACGGTTGCGAAGCCAGGATAGTCGGGACAGCCGACCGCGCGATCATCACGATCAACCAAGACAGCCAGTGGCGCAGAAAGCGGTTTTCCATCGCGCACGAGCTGGGCCACTGGCACCACCATCGAGGCCGTTGCCTCGCCTGCCGGGTCGATGAGTACAGACCAAGGACCGGCGTTTCGCCCGAGCGCATCGCTGATGGATATGCGGCTGATTTGCTTATGCCCGGCTATCTATTCCGACCGCTCGCGCAAGCGCAGAAGAAGCTGAACTTCACGGCGATCAAGGCCTTGGCAGATGCCTTCGATTCTAGCCAGACCGCCACGGCAATCCGTCTTGTCGAAACTGATCACACGCCGTCGATGCTGGTTTGCCATGGGCCGAAGGGTAGGAAGTGGTTCGTCCGTTCGCCCAGTGTCCCGGACCGTTGGTTCCCTCAAGACACCCTCGACGCCGAGAGCTACGCCTTTGGCATCCAGTTCGGTCTCGATCCCGACAACCCGATGCTGCGCAAGATCGGGGCGGATGCTTGGTTCGAGCGTGCCGGTTCTGATCGGTTCGAGATTCAGGAGCAGACGATCAGGGTCGGCCCGGAGGAAACCCTTACACTGCTGGTATTCTGCGATGCTGCGATGCTCGAAGAGCAGGACTACCGTGGGTATCGACGGTAG